In one Shinella zoogloeoides genomic region, the following are encoded:
- a CDS encoding FAD-dependent oxidoreductase: MSAYKNFTIETDADGIALVTWDMPEKSMNVFTVEVMDELDKIIDQVVADAAVKGVVITSGKSSFSGGADLSMIKASFDLLKDAQATDPATAVQKLFEATGRMTWLFRKLETCGKPWVSAINGTCMGGAFEMSLACHGRVASNAKSVKIALPEVKVGIFPGAGGTQRVPRLANAQDALQMMTTGSSLTAARAKAMNLVHQVVEPDQLVPAAKQMIKDGLKPVQPWDEKGFKAPGGGIWTPASAQLWPAAPAILRRETAGNYPGALAILKCVYEGLQVPFETGLKIEQRYFTHILQTTEAFSMIRSLFISMQELGKGARRPAGVPKSKIRKVAVVGAGFMGASIAYVTAAAGIPVVLIDRDQEAADKGKAHSEGLVTGAIGKGRMAKEDGEKLLSLITPTPDYAALADADLVIEAVFEDRNVKKEVTEKIEAVLREDAIFASNTSTLPITGLAKNSKRPNQFIGIHFFSPVDKMMLVEVILGKETGDKALATALDYVAAIKKTPIVVNDTRGFYVNRCVFRYMAEAYDMLIEGVPAAMIENAAKMAGMPVGPLSLNDEVAVDLSYKIFKASIADLGPQSVDPRHMELVTKLVEGEGRLGRKAGKGFYDYPPKPAKKKLWPGLKDLYPQQKPDDVDIKVIKERLLVTIALEAARTMEEGIVTDPREADVGSILGFGFAPYTGGTLSYIDGMGVKNFVALCEKLAAKYGSHFQPTPLLKDMAAKGETFYGRFAPEAKKAA; the protein is encoded by the coding sequence ATGAGCGCATACAAGAACTTCACCATCGAGACCGACGCCGACGGCATTGCGCTGGTCACCTGGGACATGCCTGAAAAGTCGATGAATGTCTTCACCGTCGAGGTGATGGACGAACTCGACAAGATCATCGACCAGGTCGTCGCCGACGCCGCCGTCAAGGGCGTTGTCATCACCTCCGGCAAGTCCTCCTTCTCGGGCGGCGCCGATCTTTCCATGATCAAGGCGAGCTTCGATCTCCTGAAGGACGCGCAGGCGACCGACCCGGCCACCGCCGTGCAAAAACTCTTCGAAGCCACCGGCCGCATGACCTGGCTGTTCCGCAAGCTGGAGACCTGCGGCAAGCCGTGGGTTTCCGCCATCAACGGCACCTGCATGGGCGGCGCCTTCGAGATGTCGCTTGCCTGCCACGGCCGCGTCGCCTCGAATGCCAAGTCGGTCAAGATCGCGCTGCCTGAAGTCAAGGTCGGCATCTTCCCCGGCGCCGGCGGCACCCAGCGCGTGCCGCGCCTTGCCAATGCGCAGGACGCCCTCCAGATGATGACCACCGGCTCCTCGCTGACGGCCGCGCGCGCCAAGGCGATGAACCTCGTCCATCAGGTCGTCGAGCCCGACCAGCTGGTCCCGGCCGCCAAGCAGATGATCAAGGACGGCCTCAAGCCCGTCCAGCCGTGGGACGAGAAGGGCTTCAAGGCCCCCGGCGGCGGCATCTGGACGCCCGCCTCCGCCCAGCTATGGCCCGCCGCACCGGCGATCCTGCGCCGCGAGACCGCCGGCAACTATCCGGGCGCGCTCGCCATCCTCAAATGCGTCTATGAAGGCCTGCAGGTGCCCTTCGAGACGGGCCTGAAGATCGAGCAGCGCTACTTCACGCACATCCTCCAGACGACCGAAGCCTTCTCGATGATCCGGTCGCTGTTCATCTCCATGCAGGAACTCGGCAAGGGTGCGCGCCGCCCGGCCGGCGTGCCGAAGTCGAAGATCAGGAAGGTCGCCGTCGTCGGCGCCGGCTTCATGGGCGCCTCCATCGCCTATGTCACCGCCGCCGCCGGCATTCCGGTCGTCCTCATCGACCGCGACCAGGAGGCTGCCGACAAGGGCAAGGCGCACTCCGAGGGTCTCGTCACCGGCGCCATCGGCAAGGGCCGCATGGCAAAGGAGGACGGCGAAAAGCTGCTTTCCCTCATCACCCCGACGCCCGACTACGCCGCGCTCGCCGATGCCGACCTCGTCATCGAGGCCGTCTTCGAGGACCGCAACGTCAAGAAGGAAGTCACGGAGAAGATCGAGGCCGTGCTGCGCGAGGACGCGATCTTCGCCTCCAACACCTCGACCCTCCCGATCACCGGCCTTGCGAAGAACTCCAAGCGCCCGAACCAGTTCATCGGCATCCACTTCTTCTCGCCGGTCGACAAGATGATGCTGGTGGAAGTCATCCTCGGCAAGGAAACGGGCGACAAGGCGCTCGCCACCGCGCTCGACTATGTCGCGGCCATCAAGAAGACGCCGATCGTCGTCAACGACACGCGCGGCTTCTACGTCAACCGCTGCGTCTTCCGCTACATGGCCGAAGCCTATGACATGCTGATCGAAGGCGTGCCGGCGGCGATGATCGAGAATGCCGCCAAGATGGCCGGCATGCCGGTCGGGCCGCTCTCGCTCAACGACGAGGTCGCCGTCGATCTTTCCTACAAGATCTTCAAGGCCTCCATCGCGGATCTAGGGCCCCAGTCCGTCGACCCGCGCCACATGGAACTGGTCACGAAGCTGGTGGAAGGCGAAGGCCGCCTCGGCCGCAAGGCTGGCAAGGGCTTCTACGACTACCCGCCGAAGCCGGCCAAGAAGAAGCTGTGGCCGGGCCTGAAGGACCTCTATCCGCAGCAGAAGCCCGACGATGTCGACATCAAGGTGATCAAGGAGCGCCTGCTCGTCACCATCGCGCTGGAAGCGGCCCGCACCATGGAAGAAGGCATCGTCACCGATCCGCGCGAGGCCGATGTCGGCTCCATCCTCGGCTTCGGTTTCGCGCCCTATACCGGCGGCACGCTGTCCTACATCGACGGCATGGGCGTGAAGAATTTCGTCGCGCTCTGCGAAAAGCTCGCCGCCAAATATGGCAGCCACTTCCAGCCGACGCCGCTCTTGAAGGACATGGCCGCCAAGGGCGAGACCTTCTACGGCCGCTTCGCGCCGGAGGCGAAGAAGGCGGCCTGA
- a CDS encoding SAM-dependent methyltransferase, producing MARDLSPRLLEIVEALPLKPGQRILEIGCGPGAMAREIARRIGDGHVLAIDRSDTAIRQAIAGSAAEIAAGRLAFRCTAAEDFTLEPGEAPYDLAVAIRVGALDGRHPEAGRKARACIAGALVPGGLLFIDGGDPLRIVPLDDA from the coding sequence ATGGCGCGCGACCTCTCGCCCCGGCTGCTCGAGATCGTCGAGGCGCTGCCCCTCAAGCCGGGGCAGCGCATCCTCGAAATCGGCTGCGGCCCAGGCGCCATGGCCCGCGAGATCGCCCGCCGCATCGGTGACGGCCATGTGCTGGCCATCGACCGGTCCGACACCGCGATCCGGCAGGCCATTGCCGGATCCGCCGCCGAAATCGCCGCCGGCCGCCTCGCCTTCCGCTGCACCGCAGCCGAGGATTTCACGCTCGAGCCCGGCGAGGCACCTTATGACCTTGCCGTCGCCATCCGCGTCGGCGCGCTCGATGGCCGCCACCCCGAGGCCGGGCGCAAGGCGCGCGCCTGCATCGCCGGCGCGCTCGTGCCCGGCGGCCTGCTTTTCATCGATGGCGGCGATCCGCTGAGAATCGTTCCGCTGGACGACGCCTAG
- a CDS encoding acetyl-CoA C-acetyltransferase: protein MTDVFIYDHVRTPRGRGKKDGSLHEVPSVRLAAKVLEAVRDRNGLDTAKVDDIVMGCVDPVMDAGSVIPKAAAFEAGYSTKAPGVQLSRFCASGLDAVNLGAAKIAQGADDIVIAGGVESMSRVGLGMSGGAWFMDPSVNFPAYFMPQGVSADLIATKYGFSRDDVDAYAVESQKRAAHAWANGYFKNSVVPVKDINGLVILDRDEHMRPGTDMQALAQLQPSFQLPGEMGGFEAVAIQAHPEIEGINYVHHAGNSSGIVDGAAAVLLGSKEGGNILGKKPRGRIKAFANIGSDPALMLTGPVDVTEKLLARTGMALSDIDLFELNEAFAAVVLRHMQAFNIPHDKMNVNGGAIAMGHPLGATGAMILGTVLDELERRDLNTALVTLCIGAGMGTATIIERV from the coding sequence ATGACCGACGTCTTCATCTACGATCACGTTCGCACCCCGCGCGGGCGCGGTAAGAAGGACGGCTCGCTGCACGAAGTGCCGTCCGTGCGCCTTGCCGCCAAGGTGCTGGAGGCGGTGCGCGACCGCAACGGACTGGATACGGCCAAGGTCGACGACATCGTCATGGGCTGCGTCGATCCTGTCATGGACGCCGGCTCGGTGATCCCCAAGGCCGCCGCCTTCGAGGCCGGCTATTCGACCAAGGCCCCCGGCGTGCAGCTTTCCCGCTTCTGCGCCTCTGGCCTTGACGCCGTGAACCTCGGCGCGGCGAAGATCGCCCAGGGCGCCGACGACATCGTCATCGCGGGCGGCGTCGAATCCATGTCGCGCGTCGGCCTTGGCATGTCGGGCGGCGCTTGGTTCATGGACCCCTCGGTCAACTTCCCGGCCTATTTCATGCCGCAGGGCGTCTCGGCCGACCTCATCGCCACGAAGTACGGCTTTAGCCGCGACGACGTCGACGCCTATGCCGTCGAGAGCCAGAAGCGCGCCGCCCATGCGTGGGCAAACGGCTACTTCAAGAATTCCGTCGTGCCGGTGAAGGACATCAACGGCCTTGTCATCCTCGACCGTGACGAGCATATGCGTCCCGGCACCGACATGCAGGCGCTGGCCCAGCTCCAGCCTTCCTTCCAGCTGCCCGGCGAGATGGGCGGCTTCGAGGCCGTCGCCATCCAGGCGCATCCGGAAATCGAAGGCATCAACTACGTGCACCATGCCGGCAATTCCTCCGGCATCGTCGATGGCGCGGCCGCCGTGCTGCTCGGCTCCAAGGAAGGCGGTAACATCCTCGGCAAGAAGCCGCGCGGTCGCATCAAGGCCTTCGCCAATATCGGCTCCGACCCGGCGCTGATGCTGACCGGCCCGGTTGACGTCACGGAAAAGCTGCTCGCCCGCACCGGCATGGCGCTCTCCGACATCGACCTCTTCGAGTTGAACGAGGCTTTCGCCGCCGTGGTGCTGCGCCACATGCAGGCCTTCAACATCCCGCACGACAAGATGAACGTCAACGGCGGCGCCATCGCCATGGGCCACCCGCTCGGCGCGACCGGCGCGATGATCCTCGGCACCGTGCTCGATGAGCTGGAACGCCGCGATCTCAACACCGCCCTCGTCACGCTCTGCATCGGCGCGGGCATGGGCACGGCGACGATCATCGAACGGGTGTAA
- a CDS encoding sulfite exporter TauE/SafE family protein — protein sequence MTVYLPIAELSVNIFIILGMGAAVGFLSGMFGVGGGFLITPLLIFYNIPPIVAVATGANQVVASSMSGALSHFRRGTLDVKLGTVLLFGGLAGATVGIWIFALLRSIGQLDLVISLLYVVLLGTVGTLMLLESIRAMRRSANNQPVSLRRPGQHSWVHRLPLKMRFKKSKIYLSVIPVIGLGFGIGILTSVMGVGGGFIMVPAMIYLLRIPTNVVVGTSLFQIIFVTAYTTVVQATTNYSVDIVLAFILMVAGVIGAQYGVRVGQKLRGEQLRALLALLVLAVGARLAVDLVVTPADVYSVVSEGVYR from the coding sequence GTGACTGTCTATCTGCCCATCGCAGAGCTCTCGGTGAACATCTTCATCATTCTCGGCATGGGCGCGGCCGTCGGTTTCCTTTCCGGCATGTTCGGCGTCGGCGGCGGCTTCCTCATCACGCCGCTGCTGATCTTCTACAACATCCCGCCGATCGTCGCCGTGGCGACGGGCGCCAACCAGGTCGTCGCGTCCTCCATGTCCGGCGCGCTCTCGCACTTCCGGCGCGGCACGCTGGACGTCAAGCTCGGCACGGTGCTGTTGTTCGGCGGCCTTGCCGGCGCCACGGTGGGCATCTGGATCTTCGCGCTGCTGCGCAGCATCGGCCAGCTCGACCTCGTCATCTCGCTGCTCTATGTCGTGCTGCTCGGCACCGTCGGCACCCTGATGCTGCTCGAGAGCATCCGCGCCATGCGCCGGTCGGCCAACAACCAGCCCGTCTCGTTGCGCCGGCCCGGCCAGCATAGCTGGGTGCACCGCCTGCCGTTGAAGATGCGGTTCAAGAAGTCGAAGATCTATCTTTCGGTCATTCCGGTGATCGGCCTCGGCTTCGGCATCGGCATCCTCACCTCCGTCATGGGCGTCGGCGGCGGCTTCATCATGGTGCCGGCCATGATCTACCTGCTGCGCATCCCGACGAACGTCGTCGTCGGCACCTCGCTGTTCCAGATCATCTTCGTCACCGCCTATACGACGGTCGTGCAGGCGACGACCAACTACTCGGTCGATATCGTGCTCGCCTTCATCCTGATGGTGGCCGGCGTGATCGGCGCGCAATATGGCGTGCGCGTCGGTCAGAAGCTGCGCGGCGAGCAGTTGCGCGCGCTCCTCGCGCTGCTGGTGCTTGCCGTCGGCGCCCGCCTTGCGGTCGATCTCGTCGTCACGCCCGCCGACGTCTATTCCGTCGTCAGCGAGGGGGTCTATCGATGA
- a CDS encoding peptidoglycan-binding protein: protein MNGSRNPQRHGERSSLDALNRTIEGLEARIEGLMANGRDARGRGEERFAPRTEQPARYEHSRNIPLRDDPVSEIMQRQRAIEGGRERVAPRAERRPLSGDHHTAAQQAHAAYGTAAPARTEGSVEDIAKALVSLRQDLKKDIADGLEREMQSLRSEIRGIRQMAEGRGNGDDLREELLRLSTGINQLGRQSGHAEGLRVEFDELRSVLDGLAREDSVRRMEDRWNGVEQKLSVFDQTRDDELVALAYRLDELKNQINTMSATPAIRALESKIETIAQSVDMLGRRSEPDNGRFVSAVTSQFEGLDTRLDEISRAIAAAGRMQQSPSADHGMMQRLEGRIADLAGQLDLIARRPAPAHDQGLGLRIEALASRIEEMSNERAALRLEERIEQLSQMLEQSQNQQAAPVMAGSDELAYYLSDISRKIDALDQGSVNGELADRLDALARRIDGLDAPVGSPFQDDRFSHIEGRLSAIADRLDATRAAPVGDQEALRGLEAQIAHLSTLISTPSSSSPAMSPDVENRLATIEDYMATNDEYIVEAARQAAEAVMEAYRHAGPAAAANTDMDAIAGLAGDLRALEELTRSSEDRTARTFDALHDTLVQIAGRLEQLDAPRETFGRREAAMPRADMPAMDFARNAEPAAGLGGNDYPFDDDGFGAADLRQAEPAPHEESRFAEIEVEHIDVPERPAPLEELADEAVAFAGEEAEDRSKGGLLAGLKRRFKPARKEAAPQAERRQIDPTPSIDPADELAPEEANQLLEPGSGVPDVRRILERVRAGQASGNRAGTGGEGEKADFIAAARRAAKLAAEEADTISRVAPTKKADKPAKGEKPASALARHRRPILLAVGAVLLAVMSYPLVSTLLNGDEAPVLVEQTALTREETKPAATTAGAGESVTANTAATPVVEEKTVTDPVPAETGSERSLAGADGNAAAVEATPTRSLGDDTNVITAPAMTDDNATAGFEPVTTPEAEPLADKDTKAAAETAPIDATQTAAIVVPDAITPASLSKAAGEGDPLALFEIGARYTEGRGVATDLKEAARWYGLAADRGFAPAEYRLANLYEKGQGVERDLNRARGLYEVAAGKGNASAMHNLAVLLATGIGDKAPDFNAAAKWFQKASELGVRDSQFNLAILYARGNGVKQDLEESYKWFAIAARDGDKDAAEKRDEVANAMRPEQLSSAKAKMELWKPQALDEKSNAADLPDEWVGKPTKTASVDMKKAIRNIQAILNNNGFNAGTPDGEMGKKTTAAIKAFQKSVGQKETGEIDDALVTELLKRNKQPS, encoded by the coding sequence ATGAACGGATCGCGAAACCCGCAACGTCATGGCGAACGGTCTTCGCTCGACGCGCTCAATCGCACCATCGAGGGGCTGGAAGCCCGCATCGAAGGCCTGATGGCGAACGGCCGGGACGCGCGCGGGCGCGGCGAGGAGCGGTTTGCCCCGCGCACCGAGCAGCCGGCCCGCTACGAGCATTCGCGCAACATTCCGTTGCGCGACGATCCGGTCTCCGAGATCATGCAGCGCCAGCGCGCCATCGAGGGCGGCCGCGAGCGCGTTGCCCCGCGCGCGGAACGCCGCCCGCTCTCCGGCGATCACCATACAGCCGCCCAGCAGGCCCACGCCGCCTACGGCACGGCCGCGCCCGCCCGCACGGAAGGCTCCGTCGAGGACATCGCCAAGGCGCTCGTTTCGCTGCGCCAGGACCTCAAGAAGGATATCGCCGACGGGCTGGAACGCGAAATGCAGTCGCTGCGCTCGGAAATCCGCGGCATCCGCCAGATGGCCGAAGGTCGCGGCAACGGTGACGACCTGCGCGAGGAGCTGCTGCGGCTTTCCACCGGCATCAACCAGCTCGGCCGCCAATCGGGCCATGCCGAAGGCCTGCGCGTCGAGTTCGACGAGCTGCGCTCGGTGCTCGACGGCCTTGCCCGCGAAGATTCCGTGCGCCGCATGGAGGACCGCTGGAACGGCGTCGAGCAGAAGCTCTCCGTCTTCGACCAGACCCGCGACGACGAGCTGGTGGCGCTCGCCTACCGGCTCGACGAGCTGAAGAACCAGATCAACACGATGAGCGCGACGCCGGCGATCCGCGCGCTGGAAAGCAAGATCGAGACGATCGCGCAGTCGGTCGACATGCTCGGCCGCCGCAGCGAGCCGGACAACGGCCGTTTCGTCTCCGCCGTCACCTCGCAGTTCGAGGGGCTGGACACGCGCCTCGACGAGATCAGTCGCGCCATCGCGGCGGCCGGCCGCATGCAGCAGTCGCCGTCCGCCGACCACGGCATGATGCAGCGCCTCGAAGGCCGCATCGCCGATCTCGCCGGCCAGCTCGACCTCATCGCCCGCCGCCCGGCGCCCGCGCACGACCAGGGGCTCGGCCTGCGCATCGAGGCGCTGGCGAGCCGCATCGAGGAAATGTCGAACGAGCGCGCCGCGTTGCGTCTCGAAGAGCGCATCGAGCAGCTTTCGCAGATGCTTGAGCAGAGCCAGAACCAGCAGGCCGCGCCCGTCATGGCCGGCAGCGACGAGCTTGCCTATTATCTCTCCGATATTTCCCGCAAGATCGACGCGCTCGACCAGGGCAGCGTCAACGGCGAACTGGCCGACCGGCTGGACGCGCTCGCCCGCCGCATCGACGGTCTCGACGCGCCCGTCGGCAGCCCGTTCCAGGACGATCGCTTCTCGCATATCGAAGGCCGCCTCTCGGCGATCGCCGACCGGCTCGACGCGACCCGGGCAGCGCCCGTCGGCGACCAGGAGGCCCTGCGCGGCCTCGAAGCGCAGATCGCGCATCTCTCCACGCTGATCAGCACGCCGTCTTCCTCGTCCCCCGCGATGTCGCCGGACGTCGAGAACCGGCTCGCGACGATCGAAGACTACATGGCGACCAATGACGAATATATCGTCGAGGCCGCCCGCCAGGCGGCGGAAGCCGTGATGGAAGCCTATCGCCACGCCGGCCCGGCCGCTGCCGCCAACACCGACATGGACGCGATCGCCGGTCTTGCCGGCGACCTGCGCGCGCTGGAGGAGCTGACCCGCTCCAGCGAGGACCGCACGGCGCGCACCTTCGATGCCCTGCACGACACGCTGGTGCAGATCGCCGGCCGCCTGGAACAGCTCGACGCCCCGCGCGAGACCTTCGGCCGCCGGGAAGCGGCGATGCCGCGCGCCGACATGCCGGCCATGGATTTCGCCCGCAATGCCGAGCCCGCCGCAGGCCTTGGCGGCAATGACTACCCTTTTGACGACGACGGCTTCGGCGCGGCGGACCTGCGCCAGGCTGAGCCGGCGCCGCACGAGGAAAGCCGTTTCGCCGAGATCGAGGTCGAGCATATCGATGTCCCCGAACGTCCCGCGCCGCTGGAAGAACTGGCAGACGAGGCCGTGGCCTTTGCCGGCGAAGAGGCGGAAGACCGGTCGAAGGGCGGCCTGCTGGCCGGCCTGAAGCGCCGCTTCAAGCCCGCCCGCAAGGAAGCCGCCCCGCAGGCCGAACGCCGCCAGATCGACCCGACGCCCTCCATCGACCCCGCCGACGAACTGGCGCCGGAAGAGGCGAACCAGCTTCTGGAGCCGGGCTCCGGCGTGCCGGATGTCCGCCGCATCCTCGAGCGCGTGCGTGCCGGTCAGGCCTCGGGCAACCGGGCGGGCACCGGTGGCGAGGGCGAGAAGGCGGACTTCATTGCCGCCGCGCGCCGCGCCGCAAAGCTCGCCGCCGAGGAAGCCGACACGATCTCCCGCGTCGCTCCGACGAAGAAGGCCGACAAGCCGGCGAAGGGCGAGAAGCCCGCCTCCGCTCTCGCGCGCCACCGCCGGCCGATCCTGCTTGCCGTCGGTGCGGTGCTGCTCGCCGTCATGTCCTATCCGCTGGTCAGCACGCTGCTGAACGGCGACGAGGCACCGGTGCTCGTCGAGCAGACGGCCCTGACCCGTGAGGAAACAAAGCCCGCCGCAACGACGGCAGGCGCCGGCGAGAGCGTGACAGCCAACACCGCCGCCACGCCCGTTGTTGAGGAAAAGACGGTCACCGACCCGGTACCGGCCGAAACCGGAAGCGAACGCAGCCTTGCCGGCGCGGACGGCAATGCGGCGGCCGTCGAGGCGACGCCGACCCGGTCCTTGGGGGATGATACGAACGTCATCACCGCTCCGGCGATGACGGACGACAATGCGACAGCCGGCTTCGAGCCGGTGACGACGCCGGAAGCAGAGCCGCTGGCCGACAAGGACACCAAGGCGGCCGCGGAAACGGCGCCGATCGATGCGACGCAGACGGCGGCGATCGTCGTTCCCGATGCCATCACGCCGGCCTCGCTGTCCAAGGCGGCCGGTGAGGGCGATCCGCTGGCGCTGTTCGAAATCGGCGCGCGCTATACCGAAGGGCGCGGCGTTGCGACCGACCTCAAGGAAGCCGCCCGCTGGTACGGGCTTGCGGCGGACCGCGGCTTTGCGCCGGCGGAATACCGTCTCGCCAACCTCTACGAGAAGGGCCAGGGCGTCGAGCGCGACCTGAACCGCGCCCGCGGCCTCTACGAGGTGGCGGCCGGCAAGGGCAATGCCAGCGCCATGCACAACCTCGCCGTCCTGCTCGCGACCGGTATCGGTGACAAGGCGCCGGACTTCAACGCGGCGGCGAAGTGGTTTCAGAAGGCCTCGGAACTCGGGGTGCGCGACAGCCAGTTCAACCTCGCCATCCTCTATGCGCGCGGCAACGGCGTGAAGCAGGATCTCGAAGAATCCTACAAGTGGTTTGCCATCGCAGCCCGCGACGGCGACAAGGATGCGGCGGAAAAGCGCGACGAAGTGGCCAACGCCATGCGTCCGGAACAGCTTTCCAGCGCCAAGGCGAAGATGGAGCTGTGGAAGCCGCAGGCGCTCGACGAGAAGTCGAACGCGGCGGACCTGCCCGACGAATGGGTCGGCAAGCCGACCAAGACGGCCAGCGTCGACATGAAGAAGGCGATCCGTAACATCCAGGCCATCCTCAACAACAACGGCTTCAACGCCGGCACGCCGGACGGCGAGATGGGCAAGAAGACGACTGCCGCCATCAAGGCCTTCCAGAAGTCGGTTGGCCAGAAGGAGACCGGCGAGATCGACGACGCGCTCGTCACCGAGCTACTGAAGCGCAACAAGCAGCCGAGCTGA
- a CDS encoding acyl-CoA dehydrogenase C-terminal domain-containing protein yields the protein MPIYKAPVNDTLFILNDVLSLERYNNLPGFADATGDMVEAIAGEAARLAEEVLFPVNLSGDQEGCKRSDDAAVTTPKGFKQAYDLYRQGGWIGLAVPEEFGGQGLPYVLHTAVGEYMSSANMALIMYPGLTQGAIAAILVHGSDEQKAAYLPKMVDGTWTGTMNLTEPHCGTDLGLLRTKAVPQADGSYKISGQKIFISAGDHDMSENIVHLVLARIEGAPEGTKGISLFIVPKFMLKDDGTPGEKNGVSCGAIEHKMGIHGNATCVMNYDEATGFLIGAENKGLNAMFVMMNEARLGVGLQGLSIAEIAYQNAANYARERLQGRSLSGVKNPDGKADPLIVHPDIRRTLMTIKAWTEGGRAFTLWTALKSDIAHRSADAAERQSADDILGLMTPILKGVLTDKGFDHAVMAQQVFGGHGYIEEHGMSQYVRDARIAMIYEGANGIQALDLVGRKLGMNGGRAVMALFKEIGDFCEENRADEKLAPFTKGLKKGLNDLQAGTMWFMQNAMAKPDNAGAGSTDYMHLFGLVVVGYMWAKIAKAAEEGLANGADEREDFLKNKLVTAKFFMERLMPETALRKTRIEAGADTMMELAAEAF from the coding sequence ATGCCGATCTACAAGGCCCCCGTGAATGACACGCTTTTCATCCTGAACGACGTCCTGTCGCTCGAGCGCTACAACAACCTGCCCGGTTTTGCCGATGCGACTGGAGACATGGTCGAAGCCATTGCCGGCGAGGCCGCAAGGCTTGCCGAGGAGGTGCTGTTCCCGGTCAACCTCTCGGGCGACCAGGAAGGCTGCAAGCGCAGCGACGACGCGGCCGTGACGACGCCGAAGGGTTTCAAGCAGGCCTATGACCTCTATCGCCAGGGCGGTTGGATCGGCCTTGCCGTGCCGGAAGAATTCGGCGGCCAGGGCCTTCCCTACGTGCTGCACACCGCCGTCGGCGAATACATGTCGTCCGCCAACATGGCGCTGATCATGTATCCCGGCCTGACGCAGGGCGCGATCGCCGCGATCCTGGTGCACGGCTCCGACGAACAGAAGGCCGCCTACCTGCCGAAGATGGTGGATGGCACCTGGACCGGCACGATGAACTTGACGGAGCCCCATTGCGGCACCGACCTCGGCCTCCTGCGCACCAAGGCCGTGCCGCAGGCCGACGGTTCCTACAAGATTTCCGGCCAGAAGATCTTCATTTCCGCCGGCGACCACGACATGTCTGAGAACATCGTGCATCTGGTGCTCGCCCGCATCGAGGGCGCGCCCGAGGGCACCAAGGGCATCTCGCTCTTCATCGTGCCGAAGTTCATGCTCAAGGACGACGGCACCCCGGGCGAGAAGAACGGCGTCTCCTGCGGCGCCATCGAGCACAAGATGGGCATCCACGGCAACGCCACCTGCGTCATGAACTACGACGAGGCGACCGGCTTCCTCATCGGCGCGGAGAACAAGGGCCTCAACGCCATGTTCGTGATGATGAACGAGGCGCGCCTCGGCGTCGGCCTGCAAGGCCTCTCCATCGCCGAGATCGCCTACCAGAACGCCGCCAACTATGCCCGCGAGCGCCTGCAGGGCCGCTCGCTCTCCGGCGTCAAGAACCCGGATGGCAAGGCCGACCCGCTGATCGTCCACCCGGACATCCGCCGCACGCTGATGACCATCAAGGCCTGGACGGAGGGCGGCCGCGCCTTCACGCTCTGGACCGCGCTGAAATCCGATATCGCCCACCGCTCGGCCGATGCGGCCGAACGCCAGTCCGCCGACGACATCCTCGGCCTGATGACGCCGATCCTCAAGGGCGTCTTGACCGACAAGGGCTTCGACCATGCCGTCATGGCCCAGCAGGTCTTCGGCGGCCACGGCTATATCGAAGAGCACGGCATGAGCCAGTATGTGCGCGACGCGCGCATCGCCATGATCTACGAAGGCGCCAACGGCATCCAGGCGCTCGACCTCGTCGGCCGCAAGCTCGGCATGAACGGCGGGCGCGCCGTCATGGCCCTCTTCAAGGAAATCGGCGATTTCTGCGAGGAGAACCGCGCCGACGAAAAGCTCGCCCCCTTCACCAAGGGCCTCAAGAAGGGCTTGAACGACCTGCAGGCCGGAACCATGTGGTTCATGCAGAATGCCATGGCCAAGCCCGACAATGCCGGCGCCGGCTCGACCGACTACATGCACCTCTTCGGCCTCGTCGTCGTCGGCTACATGTGGGCGAAGATCGCGAAAGCCGCCGAGGAAGGCCTTGCAAACGGCGCGGACGAGCGGGAAGACTTCCTGAAGAACAAGCTGGTGACGGCGAAGTTCTTCATGGAACGACTGATGCCGGAAACGGCCCTGCGCAAGACCCGCATCGAGGCCGGCGCGGACACGATGATGGAACTCGCCGCAGAGGCATTCTGA